From Mustela erminea isolate mMusErm1 chromosome 1, mMusErm1.Pri, whole genome shotgun sequence, a single genomic window includes:
- the CLEC4G gene encoding C-type lectin domain family 4 member G, which yields MPRAGHLLTMDAVGYSKWDSRLEEVPGGYWGSWGRRLLFLGLLLVVATVLWALILSVLVSKASTERGTLLGHQDLLRTNASEQTAALGNLNQEIRACNSCCLGTQALLQRTRTELGEAQAKLIQQESALKELSDRVTQSLAEAGRDREDIRSELFRALEAARLGNSSCEECPASWLPFQGSCYLFSVQRATWEESQRNCAGAGAHLVIVGDLEEQGFLSRNTRGRGYWLGLRAVRRGRTIQGYQWVDGVPLSFSHWNMGEPNDSMGREDCAMMLRTGMWNDAPCENERDNWVCEKRRRC from the exons ATGCCCAGGGCTGGGCATCTGCTTACCATGGACGCTGTCGGGTACAGCAAGTGGGACAGCAGGCTCGAGGAAGTCCCTGGAG GGTACTGGGGAAGCTGGGGACGGCGACTCCTCTTCCTGGGCCTGCTTCTGGTGGTAGCCACAGTTCTGTGGGCCCTCATTCTGAGCGTCCTAGTTTCTAAAG CCTCCACCGAGCGAGGGACGCTGCTTGGCCACCAGGACCTGCTGAGGACAAACG CCTCGGAACAGACCGCGGCGCTGGGCAATTTGAACCAGGAGATCCGGGCCTGCAACAGCTGCT GCTTGGGGACACAGGCGCTGCTGCAGAGGACACGCACCGAGCTTGGGGAGGCGCAGGCGAAGCTGATCCAGCAAGAGAGTGCCCTGAAAGAACTGAGCGATCGCG TGACCCAGAGCTTGGCTGAAGCGGGCAGGGACCGCGAGGACATCCGCAGTGAGCTATTCAGGGCTCTGGAGGCCGCCCGGCTGGGGAACA GCTCCTGCGAAGAGTGCCCCGCGTCCTGGCTGCCCTTCCAGGGCTCCTGCTACCTTTTCTCCGTCCAGCGGGCCACATGGGAGGAGTCGCAGCGTAActgcgcgggcgcgggcgcgcaCTTGGTGATTGTCGGGGACCTGGAGGAGCAG GGCTTCCTGAGTCGGAACACGCGAGGCCGCGGTTATTGGCTGGGCCTGAGGGCGGTGCGCCGCGGGCGCACGATCCAGGGCTACCAGTGGGTGGACGGAGTCCCGCTCAGCTTCAG CCACTGGAACATGGGGGAGCCCAATGACTCTATGGGGCGTGAGGACTGCGCTATGATGCTGCGCACGGGGATGTGGAACGACGCGCCGTGCGAAAACGAGAGGGACAACTGGGTCTGTGAGAAGAGACGCCGCTGCTGA